The nucleotide sequence TCAGTTCCTTTGCCTTAGGATTAGCTTTAACTAGACCAAATAAGGATATTATTGCAATAGATGGTGACGGTGCTTTGCTTATGAGAATGGGCAATTTAGCTACTAATGGATATTATTCTCCTGATAATATGCTTCACATTTTGTTAGATAACAATATGCATGATTCTACTGGTGGTCAGTTTACCGTTTCCCATAATGTTGATTTTGTTCAAATTGCTGCAAGCGCTGGCTATAAGGAAAGCAAATATGTTCATTCTTTGGAAGAAATGGATGAATGTCTTAAATCTTGGCAGAAGAATAAGGTTTTAACTTTTTTGTGTATAAAAATTAAAAGAGAGGTAAATGCTAAGTTATCTAGACCCAAAGTCAAACCATTTGAAATCAAAGATAGATTGAAAAAGTATATATCTGGTCAAGGTTTATGATAGATTATTTTGAGCAATAGTTATAGAATTTAAAAAAGACAGGAAAGTATATTTATGATTAAAACAGCAGTTATCTTAGCAGCAGGTCTGGGTAGCAGACTATCATCTGAAACTAAAAATAAACCAAAAGGTTTTATGGAAATAGATGGTTTATCTCTCATTGAAAGATCTGTCCAAAAACTAATCAAGCAAGGTATAGAAAAAATAGTCATAGGTACTGGCTATTTAGCAAATTTCTATGAAGATTTAGCGCAGAAATATAGCCAAATAATTTGTGTTAGAAATGACGAGTTTAAAAATACGGGGAGTATGGGAACCTTAGCTTGTTTAGTCGATTATCTTGACGAAGAATTTTTATTATTAGAATCAGACTTACTATATGAACAACGAGCTATTTTTGAGCTTATTAATGATGATAATTCTAATATAGTTTTATCAAGCGATTGGACTGGTTCTGGTGATGAGGTTTATGTGTGGGTAGACGAGGATGTTAATTTGCTTAATATGTCCAAGCAAAGCAACTATTTGCCTAATCCTTATTCGGAATTAGTCGGCATTTCTAAGCTTTCCAAAGAGTTGCTTTTAGCAATGGTTGATTATTATGTTATTAGCGATAACCCAATGTTGGATTATGAGATGACTATGGTTAAAGTCAGGGAGATTCACAAAATTTATATTAAAAGATTGGTGGGGCTTGCTTGGTGTGAAATAGACGATTTAGCCCATTATGAACGAGCTACCCAGAAAGTATCTCCATTAATCAGTCAAAGAGAGTTTCGTAACGTTGAGGTCAAACGGAATGTTTTACTAAACCCTGGGCCTGCTACTACAACAAATAGTGTAAAGTTTGCACAAATAGTTCCTGACATTTGCCCAAGAGAGAAAGAATTTGGAACTTTAATGGATTATATTTCTCAGGAATTAACAAGATTTGTTGCAAATACCCAAGATTATACTAGTGTACTTTTTGCTGGATCAGGCACAGCTGCAGTTGAGTCGATGTTAGCCTCTGTTGCTATTGGTAAGTTATTAATAGTCAATAATGGAGCGTATGGCAGGCGCATGTGCG is from Candidatus Margulisiibacteriota bacterium and encodes:
- a CDS encoding 2-aminoethylphosphonate--pyruvate transaminase, whose protein sequence is MIKTAVILAAGLGSRLSSETKNKPKGFMEIDGLSLIERSVQKLIKQGIEKIVIGTGYLANFYEDLAQKYSQIICVRNDEFKNTGSMGTLACLVDYLDEEFLLLESDLLYEQRAIFELINDDNSNIVLSSDWTGSGDEVYVWVDEDVNLLNMSKQSNYLPNPYSELVGISKLSKELLLAMVDYYVISDNPMLDYEMTMVKVREIHKIYIKRLVGLAWCEIDDLAHYERATQKVSPLISQREFRNVEVKRNVLLNPGPATTTNSVKFAQIVPDICPREKEFGTLMDYISQELTRFVANTQDYTSVLFAGSGTAAVESMLASVAIGKLLIVNNGAYGRRMCEIADAYELDYLEYQSSNIEPINLDDFENFIQGKGFKYLAVVHSETTTGLLNDLKSIGNICKRMKVEMLVDVMSSYGAVPINMVAMNVSYLAASSNKNLQGMAGVSFVVANKSKLEELKNQKSKLFYLDLYKQYKGFQKTWQMRFTPPVQTLYALKQAIIELKNEGVENRYKRYSANWEVLMKGLKALGLETLVDKSCHSRIITTVCEPDKENYSFEGLHEFMKRRGYVLYPGKVTDRNTFRISNIGDLQEQDIEAMLIVLKEYLHRLN